CGCTCGGACAGGTGGACAATCCGATGATTGTGGCTCAGATCAGCGACGGGCGGCGGTCCCACCATCAGCACCGGATACTGCTTTTGGGCCTGGGTCAAGATGGCGGCAGCGTTGTCCAGGGACGCCTCCGGCTCAACCCGAAACGTTTGATTTTCAAAGGTCGTATCGTTGACGCCAAAGGAAAACACCAGGCGCCCGTCCACGGTCTCCGGCAGACGCACCGCGACCTCAGCGTACCAGCGCTGGCGAATGTCTGCGCTGGTCTCTCGGCGGACGCCGAGGTTGTAGTGGGTCAGGTCGTAGCCTCGATGCTGGGCGATCGCGCACAGGCGACCTGTCCAGCCCAAACTCGAGCGATCGCCTGTCCCGTTAACAAAAGAGTCTCCTACGAAGCAAATTCGCATATCTTGCGCCTTTAGACCCCTGGGTGAGTGCGATCGCCCTAACACGCGATCGCTGATACTTTTTGTAGGGGAAGGGACGGCTCAGCACAACGGGGGTCTGAGCTTTCTGGGGCGATCGCTACGGCCCCGCCACGGCCTGATTACGGCCAACACCAGATTTTCCAGCCGCTTTTGACCCGATTTGGCTATTCGTTTGGATCTTGTTCTATGCCCCGCGTTCGTGCGCCCGAGCTGCCCGCTGACTTTCCCTGGCTAAATTTTCCAGGCCCTTTATCCCTGCGATCGCTGCGCGGTCGGGTCGTCCTGCTGGATTTTTGGACCTATGGCTGCATCAACTGTCTGCACGTTTTGCCAGACCTGCACGCCCTAGAGCAGCGCTACGGCGATCGCCTCCAGGTGATCGGCATCCACACCGGCAAGTTTTCCCAGGAGCAGCACCCCGCCAGCGTCGAGCAGGCAATCGCCCGCTACGGCATCCGCCACCCAGTGGTCGTCGATCAAAATCAATATCTGTGGGACCAGTACGCCATCAAGGCCTGGCCCACCTTGGTGCTCATCGACCCCGCAGGCTACGTCGTGACCCAGCGGGCCGGTGAAGGCCACTCCGACACCTTCGATCGCCAGATTGGCGAACTTCTGGCCGGGCGATCGCCCGATTCCGGCGCTCCCGCCCCAGAACAGCCGATCGCCAGCCCCCTGGCCTTTCCGGGAAAGGTGGCGATCGGGGCGATCGCCCAGGAAAATCACCTATTTGTCGCAGACACCGGCCACCACCGCCTGGTCATCGCCACCCTTGAGGGAAAGGTGCGGGCCACCGTCGGCTCAGGCACTCCCGGCTACCAAGACGGCCCCTGGGAAACCGCCCAGTTTCGCGCGCCCCAGGGCCTGACCTACGATCCGGCGGGCGATCGCCTCTACGTCGCCGACACCGGCAATCACTTGATTCGCTGCGTCCATGGGCGATCGCGCACCGTCACCACCCTCGCCGGCACGGGCCAGCAAAACCGATCTCTGCGCCCCCAGCAGGGCCGCCGCCTGGAAACCCCGCTCAACTCCCCCTGGGATGTCGCCCTCAAAGGCGATCGCCTCTTCATCGCCATGGCCGGGTCCCACCAGATCTGGGTGCTCTCCCTCACCGAAGACGCCGTCGGCACCCTGCTCGGAACCGGCGCCGAAGCCTGCATCGACGGCACCGCCAGCGAGGCCACCTTTGCCCAGCCCAGCGGCCTGGCCATCGACGGCGACACCCTCTACGTTGCCGACAGCGAAAGCAGCTCGGTTCGGGCCATTTCCCTCGCCGATCCTCCCAGCGTCCAAACCCTGTGTGGCAGCGGCGGCCTCTTCGACTTTGGCGATCGCGAGGGCCGGGGCGATCGCGCGCGATTGCAGCACTGCCTCGGCCTCGCCCACGGCCCTGGCAACCTCTGGATCGCCGACACCTACAACCACAAAATCAAGCGGTTGAACCTCGCCGAAGGCCACTGCGTCAATATAGTCGGGAGCGGCCTCCCAGGCCACCAGGACGGCTGGGGCCCAGAAGCCTCTTTCTCGGAACCTTCCGGCCTCGCCAGCGAGGGTCAAACGCTGTACATCGCAGACACCAACAACCACGCTATCCGGCGCTGGGACTGGGCCACCCAACAGGTCACGACCTTCTGCTTCGAAGGACTTTGTGCTCCCCATCTTTGCGTTCCGCCTAGGTAACAAAATCCATCCCCTTTCTGAGGACTCCTGCACCGCGCCAAAACCGCTATTGCCCCTCTCAAAGCTCTGCCTAGGTGCTTTTTGCATCAGCTCTAGGTGGACAGTTTCTGGTGGCACAAAGGCGCTCAAAAGCCTTGATAGCGCTGGGTTTGGAGCATCAGGATATGTCTCAGGAGTGACCGCATTTGCTTTACAAAGCGTAATAATTAGAACGCTCACAGAAACGCCCACAGTACAGGTGAAAACATGTCGCAGGTTGCCCTATTGACTGAGCATTTTCGTTCTCTCACACCGGCGACCCTCTCTCGGATGCTGTTGATCGGGTTGCTGATCATCCCAACGGCCGGCTGCGGCTTTTTGCCCAAAGAGGAGGCCAACGCCCAGCCCGCTCAGCGGGGCCAAGCCGAAGATGGTCCCGCAGCCGTGGATGTGGCGATCGCCCGTACTGCCCCCCTCGGTGAGGAACTGGAATACACCGGCACCACCCAGCCCTTTCGGGAAATTTCCCTGCGCGCCCAGGTCGAAGGGCAGCTGGTGAGCCTCAGCGCCGATGTGGGAGACCCCGTGGCCCGAGGCCAAGTGGTTGCTCGTCTCGATGACCAGGTCTTGACCGCAGCGGTCGTCGGGGCCCAGGCCGAGGTCGCCGCCCAGGAAGCCGAGGTCGCCCAGGCCCGCACAGAGGTCAGCGATGCCGAAACCCTGGTCGAACAAGCTCGCCTAGAGCTGCAGCAAGCCCAGTCCGATCTCGCTCGCTTCCAGGGTCTGTACGAGGAGGGCGTTATTCCAGAGCAGCAGGTCGAGCAGGCTCGCACCGCTGTCGGCACGGCAGAGCAGGCTTTTCGGTCGGCCCAAGAGCAGGTGCGCACGCGCCAGCAGGCGGTGACCGCCTCGGAGCGGCGGGTGATCGCCCAGCAGGCCGCCGTCGCCCAAGAGCAGGAGCGGCGGGCCTATTCAGTGCTGACATCTCCCATCGATGGCTATGTCCTTGAGCGGGTGACTGAGCCAGGAAACTTGGTCCAGCCCGGAGGGGAACTGCTCCGATTGGGAGACTTTAGTCAGGTCAAGATTTCGGTCCAAGTGTCTGAGCTGGAGCTGGCCGACATTCAGACAGGACAGGTAGTCCAAGTCCGGCTTGATGCTTTTCCGGGCCAGGCACTGGTCGGTCGGGTGGCGCGAATCTCTCCCGCGGCGGACCCGACGGCTCGCTTGGTGCCGGTGGAGGTGACCATTCCCAATGAGGGTGGACGCATCGGCAGCGGTCTCCTGGCGCGGGTGAATTTCACGCAGCAGGCGGCGGCCCGCGTGGTGGTGCCTGAAACGGCTCTCCGGGCCAACCAGGAGCGGGGGCCTCGCGGCGGCGCTCGCGGCGGGGGCAGACCCGCTGGAGGGCCGCCCGGGGGAGCCAGTCAGCGCCCCAGCGAATCCCCCCAGCCGCTGCAGGCGGGCGATCGCGGCACGATTTTTGTGGTGGCGGGCTCGGGAGATGCGGCCACGGTGGAGGAGCGGACCGTCACGGTGGGCGATCGCCGGGATGGCCGCGTGGAGATCATTGCGGGCCTCGAGCCCGGAGAAGCTTTTGTGGCCCGCAGTAGCCAGGGCCTCAAGGATGGCGAGACGGTCCGGACCAGTGTCCTGTCAGAGGAGGCACCTGCGCAGGGCTCGGGAGCATCCCGCTCCCAGGACCCATGATGATGTCTCAAGCACGTTCCAACGGGTGTGACCCCCATGGGGCGGGCGATCGCGTTTTGTCCTCCGATGTTCTTCCTTCCCAAATTGGCCCATGACGCAGGATTCTCCTACAACCGGCTTTAGTATCAGCGGCGTTGCGATTCGGCGACACATCGGCACGCTCATGCTCACCCTGGCCGTGGTGGTGGTGGGCATTTTCTTCATCTCGACGCTCCAGGTGGATCTGCTCCCGTCCATCACCTATCCCCGCATCG
This genomic stretch from Geitlerinema sp. PCC 7407 harbors:
- a CDS encoding thioredoxin-like domain-containing protein gives rise to the protein MPRVRAPELPADFPWLNFPGPLSLRSLRGRVVLLDFWTYGCINCLHVLPDLHALEQRYGDRLQVIGIHTGKFSQEQHPASVEQAIARYGIRHPVVVDQNQYLWDQYAIKAWPTLVLIDPAGYVVTQRAGEGHSDTFDRQIGELLAGRSPDSGAPAPEQPIASPLAFPGKVAIGAIAQENHLFVADTGHHRLVIATLEGKVRATVGSGTPGYQDGPWETAQFRAPQGLTYDPAGDRLYVADTGNHLIRCVHGRSRTVTTLAGTGQQNRSLRPQQGRRLETPLNSPWDVALKGDRLFIAMAGSHQIWVLSLTEDAVGTLLGTGAEACIDGTASEATFAQPSGLAIDGDTLYVADSESSSVRAISLADPPSVQTLCGSGGLFDFGDREGRGDRARLQHCLGLAHGPGNLWIADTYNHKIKRLNLAEGHCVNIVGSGLPGHQDGWGPEASFSEPSGLASEGQTLYIADTNNHAIRRWDWATQQVTTFCFEGLCAPHLCVPPR
- a CDS encoding GDSL-type esterase/lipase family protein, whose protein sequence is MRICFVGDSFVNGTGDRSSLGWTGRLCAIAQHRGYDLTHYNLGVRRETSADIRQRWYAEVAVRLPETVDGRLVFSFGVNDTTFENQTFRVEPEASLDNAAAILTQAQKQYPVLMVGPPPVADLSHNHRIVHLSERLAALCAQLQVPFLGVVTPLQQSTAWMQEVATYDGAHPREAGYSTLAQLVNQWPAWQAWFSKT
- a CDS encoding efflux RND transporter periplasmic adaptor subunit — translated: MSQVALLTEHFRSLTPATLSRMLLIGLLIIPTAGCGFLPKEEANAQPAQRGQAEDGPAAVDVAIARTAPLGEELEYTGTTQPFREISLRAQVEGQLVSLSADVGDPVARGQVVARLDDQVLTAAVVGAQAEVAAQEAEVAQARTEVSDAETLVEQARLELQQAQSDLARFQGLYEEGVIPEQQVEQARTAVGTAEQAFRSAQEQVRTRQQAVTASERRVIAQQAAVAQEQERRAYSVLTSPIDGYVLERVTEPGNLVQPGGELLRLGDFSQVKISVQVSELELADIQTGQVVQVRLDAFPGQALVGRVARISPAADPTARLVPVEVTIPNEGGRIGSGLLARVNFTQQAAARVVVPETALRANQERGPRGGARGGGRPAGGPPGGASQRPSESPQPLQAGDRGTIFVVAGSGDAATVEERTVTVGDRRDGRVEIIAGLEPGEAFVARSSQGLKDGETVRTSVLSEEAPAQGSGASRSQDP